One part of the Gossypium raimondii isolate GPD5lz chromosome 1, ASM2569854v1, whole genome shotgun sequence genome encodes these proteins:
- the LOC128042997 gene encoding uncharacterized protein LOC128042997 has protein sequence MDPDRSVADDVKSNAPAPAPGTTPEEIDKIRKHGAEDFRANVDDDPEKAEFWLENSIREEFRKKYISQRFIDKKCKEFLELKQGWMSVAEYEREFVRLSKYAQECVSTEAIMCKRFEEGLNEDIRLYAGLLELKEFVVLVDRACKAEELSKEKRKAEIEARDVRKRSMSKTFQPQPKKLKEMNLRSTGLAGYPRKDRGKTYSRAKTQATSVASVGNMQNTRPECQQCGRRHIGECWGFKRSYFKCGSEEHYIKDCTERIEEERLQSVGSGETVSRGRPPRNFGSKVSGKSVVKDIAGRSEIRAPARVNCRQKILELKCENGGILRVEAKEPNKLPIAISYMSIQKCMRKRCEAYLAYVLNTGITGSKLESVSIVCEFPDVFPEELPRLPPIREVEFVIDLLLELRARPLFLQQIREAHKIDSVNQDSITMDFVTGLPLTPWKKDAIWVIVDR, from the exons atggatcctgaCCGAAGTGTAGCAGATGATGTTAAGAGTAATGCGCCAGCTCCCGCGCCAGGGACCACGCCTGAAGAAA TTGATAAAATTCGAAAGCATGGGGCTGAGGATTTCAGGGCTAATGTAGATGATGATCCAGAAAAAGcagagttttggcttgaaaattctATTCGG GAAGAATTCAGAAAGAAGTACATAAGTCAACGGTTCATTGATAAAAAATGCAAGGAGTTTCTTGAATTAAAGCAGGGCTGGATGTCTGTGGCAGAGTATGAAAGGGAGTTTGTCAGGCTCAGCAAATATGCTCAGGAATGTGTTTCCACGGAGGCCatcatgtgtaaaagatttgaggaAGGGCTAAACGAAGACATCAGATTGTATGCTGGGcttttagagttaaaagaatttgtagTACTGGTTGACCGAGCTTGCAAGGCTGAAGAAttgagtaaagaaaagagaaaggcAGAGATTGAGGCTCGAGATGTAAGAAAAAGGTCAATGAGTAAGACATTTCAACCTCAACCAAAGAAGCTTAAAGAGATGAATCTACGATCAACTGGTTTAGCTGGGTATCCACGCAAGGATCGAGGGAAGACATATTCTAGAGCTAAAACTCAAGCTACCTCAGTGGCAAGTGTGGGCAATATGCAGAATACTAGACCCGAGTGTCAACAGTGTGGCAGGCGACATATAGGCGAGTGTTGGGGATTTAAACGATCCTATTTCAAATGTGGCTCTGAAGAACACTACATAAAGGATTGCACTGAGAGGATAGAAGAAGAAAGATTACAAAGCGTTGGATCAGGTGAAACTGTTAGTAGAGGCAGACCACCAAGAAATTTTGGGAGTAAAGTTAGCGGTAAAAGTGTAGTGAAAGATATAGCAGGAAGATCAGAAATCAGAGCGCCTGCCAGA gtaaattgtagacagaaaatCCTTGAATTGAAGTGTGAAAATGGTGGAATTCTTCGGGTTGAAGCTAAGGAGCCGAATAAATTGCCTATAGCGATTTCGTACATGTCTATTCAGAAATGCATGAGAAAAAGGTgcgaagcttatcttgcttacgTGTTGAATACTGGTATAACTGggtcgaagcttgaatcagtgtCGATAGTCTGTGAATTTCCGGAtgtatttccagaggaattgCCTAGGTTACCTCCGAtcagagaagttgagtttgttaTTGACCTGTTACTTG AATTGAGGGCTAGACCATTATTCCTTCAGCAAATTCGGGAAGCCCATAAGATTGACAGTGTGAATCAG GACAgcatcacgatggattttgtgacgGGATTGCCTTTGACTCCATGGAAGAAGGATGCTatctgggtgattgttgatagaTAG